Proteins encoded together in one Lysinibacillus sp. FSL K6-0232 window:
- the ilvA gene encoding threonine ammonia-lyase IlvA, giving the protein MEVADTKTVQVENVLIAHHFLKDVVVHTPLQKNDYLSEKYGANIYFKREDLQHVRSFKLRGAYYKIKKIEDEARKNGVVCASAGNHAQGVAYACAQLKIQASIFMPQTTPKQKIDQVRMFGREYVEIILAGDTFDDSAESAQSYCEEHGKIFIHPFDDFDVIAGQGTVAVEIMNDMEEPIDYVFGSIGGGGLMSGVSAYVKNLSPTSKIVGVEPAGAGSMQAAFAEGGAVALDWIDKFVDGAAVKCVGHHTYNVCRRYLDDIVLVPEGKVCTTILDLYNKHAIIAEPAGALSVAALDFYKKEIKGKSVVVIISGGNNDIGRMQEIKEKSLIHEGLLYYFIVSFPQRAGALRQFLTSVLGPNDDITTFEYTKKNNKESGPALVGIELGNREDYEGLLARMDEFGFKYKEVNNDIQLFGLLV; this is encoded by the coding sequence ATGGAAGTTGCTGATACTAAAACCGTGCAAGTGGAGAATGTCCTTATTGCACATCATTTTTTAAAAGATGTAGTTGTGCATACACCACTACAAAAAAACGACTATTTATCCGAGAAATACGGAGCTAATATTTATTTTAAGCGCGAGGATTTACAACATGTACGCTCCTTTAAGCTTCGTGGAGCCTATTATAAAATCAAAAAAATTGAGGACGAGGCTCGCAAGAATGGCGTTGTATGTGCAAGTGCAGGCAATCATGCCCAAGGCGTAGCTTATGCCTGTGCCCAATTAAAAATTCAAGCTAGCATTTTTATGCCTCAAACGACACCAAAGCAAAAAATAGACCAAGTGCGTATGTTTGGCCGCGAGTATGTGGAAATCATTTTAGCAGGTGATACATTTGATGACTCCGCTGAAAGTGCACAAAGCTATTGTGAAGAGCATGGCAAAATCTTTATTCATCCATTCGATGATTTTGATGTTATTGCTGGTCAAGGAACTGTAGCAGTGGAAATTATGAATGATATGGAGGAGCCAATTGACTATGTATTTGGCAGCATTGGTGGCGGCGGCTTAATGTCAGGTGTTTCTGCCTATGTGAAAAACCTTTCTCCTACTAGTAAAATTGTTGGCGTAGAGCCTGCTGGGGCTGGCAGTATGCAGGCTGCTTTTGCAGAAGGCGGCGCAGTAGCACTTGACTGGATTGATAAGTTTGTTGATGGGGCTGCTGTAAAATGCGTTGGGCATCACACATACAATGTTTGTCGTCGTTATTTAGACGATATTGTGCTTGTCCCTGAAGGAAAAGTCTGTACAACGATTTTAGATTTATATAATAAGCATGCAATTATTGCTGAGCCTGCTGGGGCATTATCAGTAGCAGCACTCGATTTTTACAAAAAGGAAATTAAAGGAAAATCTGTTGTTGTCATTATTAGCGGTGGTAATAATGATATTGGCCGTATGCAGGAAATTAAAGAAAAATCTTTAATTCACGAAGGTTTATTATACTACTTTATTGTTAGCTTCCCTCAGCGTGCAGGGGCACTTCGCCAATTCCTAACAAGCGTGCTTGGACCAAACGATGATATTACAACGTTTGAGTATACAAAGAAAAACAATAAGGAAAGCGGTCCTGCCCTAGTTGGTATCGAGCTCGGCAATCGTGAGGATTATGAAGGCTTACTTGCTCGAATGGACGAATTCGGCTTCAAATACAAAGAAGTTAACAACGACATTCAACTATTTGGCTTACTAGTTTAA
- the bshB2 gene encoding bacillithiol biosynthesis deacetylase BshB2 produces MDLQPQRHILIVYPHPDDEAFSVAGTIAYYTKKMNTPVTYACLTLGEMGRNLGNPPFATRESLPEIRRKELVAAAEAMGIQDLRMLGFRDKTIEFEDDEKMVKLVEGLIEELTPSLIFTFLPGFAVHPDHEATARAVVEAVRRMPKAARPQILACAFANDTVEKNGEPHIVYDIREMKMDKVKALQAHASQTGWMMQETEKRIDNGEPMSESWLSVEKFYIVDPDQYTN; encoded by the coding sequence TTGGATTTACAACCACAACGTCATATTTTAATTGTTTACCCTCACCCAGACGATGAGGCTTTTTCAGTTGCTGGAACAATCGCCTACTATACAAAAAAGATGAATACACCTGTTACATATGCCTGCTTAACATTAGGCGAGATGGGGCGTAATTTAGGAAATCCACCGTTTGCAACACGCGAATCCTTACCAGAAATTCGCCGCAAAGAATTAGTTGCAGCCGCAGAAGCCATGGGTATTCAAGATTTACGTATGCTCGGCTTCCGAGATAAAACAATTGAATTTGAAGATGATGAAAAAATGGTAAAGCTTGTAGAAGGATTGATTGAGGAGCTTACACCATCTCTTATCTTTACATTTTTACCGGGCTTTGCTGTTCATCCTGACCACGAAGCAACGGCACGTGCTGTTGTTGAGGCTGTACGCCGTATGCCAAAAGCTGCTCGCCCACAAATATTAGCCTGTGCGTTTGCAAACGATACGGTTGAAAAAAATGGTGAGCCACATATTGTCTACGATATTCGTGAAATGAAAATGGACAAAGTAAAAGCATTACAAGCACATGCCTCACAAACTGGCTGGATGATGCAGGAAACTGAAAAACGTATCGATAATGGTGAACCAATGAGTGAAAGCTGGCTAAGTGTTGAAAAATTCTATATTGTCGACCCTGATCAATATACAAACTAA
- a CDS encoding TerC family protein, whose amino-acid sequence MEIIQGILSTYRQFFDWAMWQEVLTDPVSWGLISSLILIEGLLSADNALVLAVLVKHLPDKQRKRALMYGMLGAYFFRFLFIGIGVYLVEFWFIKVLGALYLGWLCIAHFLQIGQEDQMKEMKKSGLMVRIFGTFWATVISVELMDIAFSIDSIFAAFAVSNQVWVLLVGGMLGILMMRTIAGVFLMIIEKIPELEATAFIIIGVIGIKMLVSVIGIHVPHYLFFLFLLIAFSITFVVHMINRIKTA is encoded by the coding sequence TTGGAGATTATTCAAGGAATTTTATCTACATACAGGCAATTTTTCGATTGGGCGATGTGGCAGGAGGTGCTAACAGACCCTGTATCTTGGGGACTGATTTCTTCCTTAATACTTATAGAAGGCTTACTATCAGCGGATAATGCACTAGTCCTAGCCGTTCTTGTTAAACATTTACCAGATAAACAACGAAAGCGAGCATTAATGTATGGTATGCTAGGGGCCTACTTTTTTAGGTTTTTATTTATAGGAATCGGCGTGTATCTCGTAGAGTTTTGGTTTATTAAAGTGCTAGGCGCTTTATATTTAGGGTGGCTTTGTATCGCTCATTTTCTTCAAATAGGGCAGGAGGATCAGATGAAGGAGATGAAAAAATCAGGGCTGATGGTACGCATTTTCGGGACATTTTGGGCGACGGTTATTTCAGTGGAGCTGATGGATATTGCCTTTTCCATTGACTCTATATTTGCTGCCTTTGCGGTATCTAATCAGGTGTGGGTGCTATTAGTTGGTGGGATGTTGGGTATTTTAATGATGAGGACAATTGCAGGAGTATTTTTAATGATTATTGAAAAAATCCCTGAGCTTGAAGCGACTGCCTTTATTATTATTGGTGTTATTGGCATAAAAATGCTTGTGAGTGTTATTGGAATCCATGTGCCACATTATTTATTTTTCCTCTTTTTATTAATTGCTTTTTCCATTACTTTTGTTGTTCATATGATTAATAGAATAAAAACTGCCTAA
- a CDS encoding YojF family protein, producing MQEVQVETLQELLNSFANKDVYIHLETTNGSYAAHYDEQFFNAGAFIRNAKINYELAKVVDKAPHRVGLKLPHGWVYAQGITHYELDDLGRLLMAGLDYTGKLAIALEISETPFTY from the coding sequence ATGCAAGAAGTACAAGTAGAAACGTTGCAGGAATTATTAAATTCTTTCGCCAACAAAGACGTTTATATTCATCTTGAGACGACAAACGGTTCTTACGCAGCACACTACGACGAACAATTCTTTAACGCAGGTGCTTTTATTCGCAACGCCAAAATCAATTATGAGCTTGCTAAAGTCGTAGACAAAGCGCCCCATCGTGTTGGTTTAAAATTACCGCATGGCTGGGTTTATGCACAAGGTATTACACACTATGAATTAGATGATTTAGGCCGTTTATTAATGGCTGGATTAGATTACACTGGAAAACTAGCAATTGCGTTAGAAATTAGCGAAACACCATTTACTTATTAA
- a CDS encoding IS1380 family transposase: MIRLPQTTLHFNHQLKLTHDGGELSSDTGQFIFREFDEKIGFSKTIAKHLHLKDERSYCIHDNMELLRQKIYQLIAGYHEDDAADTLTHDPVFTRVLGKPALASQPSLSRFFKRFDKQALQQLQAANQELLDRVHQLRQSTTLLIDLDSSHADTYGKQENASYNSHYGTVGFHPLVAFDGFTGDFLKAQLRPGNRYTSNGVVEFVRPLLDHYNENFPETTTLVRGDSGFAVPDLYKLCEDESVYYIIRLKSNARLKALAEELHPTSEIRDVTKAERYVEESIYQAGSWNTSRRIIIQSTRPAGELFFTHAFFVTNLSETAFSPEAILTSYQKRGAMENFIKEAKDGFGFDQMKSHDFQVNEARMMISLLAYNLTNWLRTLTFPSAKNGLQIQTIRTRLIKVASKLVKSGRYLHFKLASSFVYARFFSDILTRVQQLSTN, from the coding sequence TTTCAATCACCAACTGAAATTAACTCACGATGGAGGTGAGCTTTCTTCTGATACAGGCCAATTTATCTTCCGTGAGTTCGATGAAAAAATCGGCTTTTCCAAAACAATCGCCAAACACCTTCACTTAAAAGATGAGCGTTCTTACTGTATCCATGACAATATGGAACTTCTTCGTCAAAAAATATATCAGCTCATCGCAGGCTATCACGAGGATGACGCAGCGGATACATTAACGCACGATCCAGTTTTCACGCGTGTACTTGGAAAACCAGCACTTGCATCTCAGCCATCTTTATCTCGATTTTTCAAACGCTTTGACAAACAGGCACTCCAACAACTTCAAGCGGCGAATCAAGAACTACTGGACCGGGTGCATCAGTTACGTCAATCGACGACTCTTTTAATTGATCTGGATTCGTCTCATGCGGATACATATGGCAAGCAAGAAAATGCCTCATACAATAGCCATTACGGCACAGTCGGCTTTCATCCACTCGTTGCGTTTGACGGCTTCACCGGTGATTTTTTAAAAGCGCAGCTACGCCCAGGGAATAGGTATACATCAAACGGTGTCGTGGAATTTGTCCGCCCTTTACTGGATCATTACAACGAAAACTTTCCCGAAACGACAACACTCGTGCGTGGTGATAGCGGCTTCGCAGTACCCGACTTATACAAACTTTGCGAAGATGAATCGGTCTATTACATCATTCGTTTAAAGTCGAACGCCAGACTGAAAGCACTTGCGGAAGAACTACATCCAACATCTGAAATCCGTGATGTCACAAAAGCCGAACGTTATGTGGAGGAGTCAATCTATCAGGCTGGTTCATGGAATACGTCACGTCGCATCATTATTCAGTCTACACGCCCAGCAGGTGAACTGTTCTTCACCCATGCCTTTTTCGTCACAAATTTAAGCGAAACTGCCTTTTCACCGGAAGCCATTCTCACGTCCTATCAAAAACGTGGCGCAATGGAAAACTTCATTAAAGAGGCGAAAGATGGCTTCGGATTCGATCAAATGAAAAGCCATGATTTCCAAGTGAACGAAGCACGCATGATGATCAGTTTACTCGCCTACAATTTAACGAATTGGTTACGTACATTAACGTTTCCATCTGCGAAAAATGGGCTTCAAATCCAAACCATTCGCACACGGTTAATTAAAGTTGCCAGTAAACTTGTAAAATCTGGTCGTTACCTGCATTTCAAATTAGCGTCCAGCTTCGTCTATGCGCGCTTCTTTTCAGACATTCTGACCAGAGTGCAGCAGCTTTCCACCAACTAG